The Triticum aestivum cultivar Chinese Spring chromosome 3A, IWGSC CS RefSeq v2.1, whole genome shotgun sequence genome includes a region encoding these proteins:
- the LOC123062118 gene encoding aspartate aminotransferase, cytoplasmic has protein sequence MPTANVRAAQPGADRRLSTLVRHLLPSSPRTSAATATSADSSLQPFPTMASPSVFAGIAQGPEDPILGVTVAYNKDPSPVKVNLGVGAYRTEEGKPLVLNVVRRAEQMLIQNESRVKEYLPITGLADFNKLSAKLIFGADSPAIQENRVATVQCLSGTGSLRVGGEFLARHYHERTIYIPQPTWGNHPKVFTLAGLTARSYRYYDPATRGLDFQGLLEDISSAPSGAIVLLHACAHNPTGVDPTLEQWEQIRQLMRSKALLPFFDSAYQGFASGSLDKDAQSVRMFVADGGELLMAQSYAKNMGLYGERVGALSIVCGSADIAVKVESQLKLVIRPMYSNPPLHGASIVATILKDSAMFDEWTLELKAMADRIISMREQLFNALKIRETPGDWSHIIKQIGMFTFTGLNSDQVAFMRQEYHIYMTSDGRISMAGLSSRTVPHLADAIHAAVTKLK, from the exons ATGCCCACGGCTAACGTGCGCGCGGCGCAGCCTGGCGCCGACCGCAGGTTAAGTACGCTGGTGCGCCACCTGCTGCCTTCTTCCCCACGAACATCAGCAGCCACCGCCACCTCCGCCGACTCCTCCCTCCAACCTTTCCCCACCATGGCGTCGCCCTCCGTCTTCGCCGGGATCGCGCAGGGCCCGGAGGACCCCATCCTCGGG GTGACGGTCGCGTACAACAAGGATCCCAGCCCCGTCAAGGTGAACCTCGGAGTCGGCGCCTACCGGACCGAG GAAGGGAAGCCCCTCGTGCTGAATGTGGTCAGGCGCGCCGAGCAGATGCTGATCCAAAACGA GTCACGTGTTAAGGAGTACTTGCCGATCACTGGATTGGCCGATTTCAACAAGTTGAGTGCCAAGCTTATCTTTGGTGCTGACAG TCCTGCTATTCAGGAGAATAGGGTGGCTACAGTGCAGTGCTTATCAGGAACTGGTTCCTTAAGAGTGGGAGGTGAATTTCTTGCAAGGCACTATCATGAA CGCACTATCTACATCCCCCAGCCAACCTGGGGGAATCACCCAAAAGTGTTCACTTTAGCTGGCCTGACTGCTAGGAGTTACCGGTACTATGATCCTGCAACTCGTGGACTGGATTTCCAAG GACTCTTAGAAGACATCAGTTCAGCTCCCTCAGGCGCAATTGTACTGCTTCATGCATGTGCCCACAACCCTACTGGTGTCGACCCAACCTTGGAACAGTGGGAACAGATCAGGCAGCTGATGAGATCAAAAGCATTGCTGCCATTCTTTGACAGTGCTTATCAA GGATTTGCAAGTGGAAGCCTTGACAAAGATGCCCAATCAGTGCGCATGTTCGTCGCTGATGGTGGTGAATTGCTCATGGCTCAAAGCTATgccaagaacatgggattgtatggAGAGCGTGTTGGTGCTTTAAGCATC GTTTGTGGGAGTGCTGATATAGCTGTTAAGGTTGAAAGTCAACTTAAGCTTGTAATTAGGCCTATGTATTCGAACCCTCCTCTTCATGGTGCTTCTATCGTGGCTACCATACTTAAGGACAG TGCGATGTTCGACGAATGGACTCTGGAGCTGAAGGCCATGGCTGATAGGATAATTAGCATGAGGGAGCAGCTTTTTAATGCGCTGAAAATCAGAG AAACACCTGGAGATTGGTCCCACATCATTAAGCAGATTGGGATGTTTACTTTCACTGGGCTCAACAGTGATCAAGTAGCCTTTATGAGGCAGGAATATCACATTTACATGACATCTGATGG GAGGATCAGCATGGCTGGTTTGAGCTCCAGGACTGTACCCCATCTTGCAGATGCCATACATGCTGCAGTTACAAAACTGAAGTGA